A single genomic interval of Bacillus smithii harbors:
- the glyS gene encoding glycine--tRNA ligase subunit beta: MTKRDLLLEIGLEEMPARFVTESMNQLGKKVEEFFQKENIDYGTVSLFSTPRRLAVLVKDVAESQADVHEEARGPAKKAALNEAGEWTKAAIGFSKSHSATVDDIYFKEVKGIEYAFVKKFLKGQPTVQLLPKLKELIEGMSFGKYMRWADHDLRYVRPIKWLVVLFGSEVIPFAITDVETNRFSYGHRFLGGKIQLDSPAEYETKLKAEYVIPNPDERKQLIRSQLKNLEEKHGWVIPIDEELLEEINNIVEYPTALFGSFQEEFLNLPEEVLITSMKEHQRYFPVKTADGKLLPHFVTVRNGNDRSLETVAKGNEKVLKARLADADFFYKEDQKLKISEALEKLSSIVYHEKIGTLAEKVARIRKLSSYLAERLRVEEETAQKADRAAEICKFDLVTHMVYEFPELQGIMGEKYALLQGENPEVARAINEHYQPRNSEDEPANSLVGAIVGVADKLDTIISCFAVDIIPTGSQDPYALRRQATGIVQTMLKHKWNLSLEALLKDSIDIVLSAGIGQKETAEIYTAVLDFFKQRMKHILEEKEVRYDVIEALLDVSIHSLAEVEAKAEVLMKRIGQPSFKEVAEALSRVLNITKKATEDKEIRENLFANESEKELYERYVNLKKEWKQDISAEERFQLLESLRPAIERYFDETMVMTDDEEIRNNRLAQMKELSRYILEFANVNLLVIK; this comes from the coding sequence ATGACTAAAAGGGACCTTTTGCTTGAGATTGGATTGGAAGAGATGCCGGCCCGTTTTGTGACCGAGTCCATGAATCAGCTTGGAAAAAAAGTAGAGGAATTTTTTCAAAAAGAAAACATTGACTATGGAACGGTTTCCCTATTTTCCACTCCTCGCCGATTAGCTGTTCTTGTAAAAGATGTGGCGGAATCCCAGGCAGATGTTCATGAAGAAGCTCGAGGCCCAGCTAAAAAAGCGGCTTTAAATGAAGCGGGTGAATGGACAAAAGCAGCAATCGGGTTTTCAAAAAGCCATTCAGCTACTGTTGACGACATTTATTTCAAAGAGGTCAAAGGGATTGAATACGCTTTTGTGAAGAAATTTTTGAAAGGCCAGCCAACGGTTCAATTGCTTCCCAAATTAAAAGAGTTGATTGAGGGCATGAGCTTTGGGAAATATATGCGCTGGGCCGATCACGATTTGCGGTATGTACGTCCTATCAAATGGCTCGTTGTCTTATTTGGAAGCGAAGTGATTCCATTTGCGATTACGGATGTAGAAACGAATCGATTCAGTTATGGACACCGTTTTCTTGGCGGGAAAATTCAATTGGATTCTCCTGCTGAATATGAAACGAAGCTAAAAGCGGAATATGTCATTCCGAACCCCGATGAGAGAAAACAGTTAATCCGCAGCCAGTTGAAGAATTTAGAAGAAAAGCATGGCTGGGTCATCCCGATTGACGAAGAATTATTGGAAGAAATAAATAACATTGTGGAATACCCTACCGCTTTATTCGGCTCTTTTCAGGAAGAATTTTTAAATCTGCCGGAGGAAGTGTTAATTACTTCCATGAAGGAGCATCAGCGCTATTTTCCTGTAAAAACTGCCGACGGAAAGCTTCTTCCTCATTTTGTGACGGTCCGAAACGGAAACGATCGGTCTCTTGAAACGGTGGCTAAAGGGAACGAAAAAGTGTTGAAAGCGCGTTTAGCTGATGCTGATTTCTTCTATAAAGAAGATCAAAAGCTGAAAATTTCTGAAGCGCTGGAAAAACTTTCGTCCATCGTATATCACGAGAAAATTGGGACATTGGCAGAAAAAGTAGCCAGGATACGAAAATTGTCGTCTTATCTTGCAGAGAGACTGCGTGTAGAAGAAGAAACAGCGCAGAAAGCAGACCGTGCTGCTGAAATATGCAAGTTTGATTTAGTCACGCATATGGTATACGAGTTTCCGGAATTGCAAGGGATCATGGGAGAAAAATATGCGCTTCTTCAAGGAGAAAATCCTGAAGTGGCAAGGGCGATTAATGAACATTACCAACCACGGAATTCGGAAGATGAACCTGCGAATTCACTTGTAGGCGCCATCGTAGGCGTGGCCGACAAATTAGATACGATTATCTCTTGTTTTGCTGTGGACATTATCCCAACCGGCTCTCAAGACCCATATGCTCTTAGAAGACAGGCGACTGGCATTGTACAGACCATGTTGAAGCATAAATGGAATCTTTCGCTGGAAGCTTTGTTAAAGGACAGCATTGATATCGTGTTAAGCGCTGGAATCGGCCAAAAGGAAACAGCAGAAATCTATACGGCTGTATTGGACTTCTTTAAACAACGAATGAAGCACATTTTAGAAGAAAAAGAAGTGCGCTATGACGTTATTGAGGCTTTGTTAGATGTTTCCATTCATTCTTTGGCAGAGGTGGAAGCAAAAGCGGAAGTTCTGATGAAACGAATCGGTCAACCTTCATTCAAGGAAGTGGCGGAAGCACTAAGCCGAGTCCTTAATATTACGAAAAAAGCAACTGAGGACAAAGAAATTCGTGAAAATCTATTTGCGAACGAAAGTGAAAAAGAACTATATGAACGTTATGTGAACTTGAAAAAAGAATGGAAACAAGATATTTCTGCTGAAGAGCGTTTCCAACTGCTTGAAAGTTTGCGTCCTGCGATTGAACGCTATTTTGATGAAACTATGGTCATGACCGACGATGAAGAGATCAGAAACAATCGGTTGGCGCAAATGAAGGAGCTTTCCCGCTACATTCTAGAGTTTGCCAACGTGAATTTGTTAGTGATAAAATGA
- the dnaG gene encoding DNA primase: protein MAGKIPEETLDRIKHSVNIVDVIHDYVQLSKQGKNYFGLCPFHGEKTPSFSVSPDKQIYHCFGCGAGGNVFTFLMEIENISFQEAAVQLAERAGIKLNVDVTAEPVQALPKDHELMMSAHELLAKFYHHLLINTKEGQNALEYLFSRGFTKDQIEKFQIGWSPTGWNVAALFLKRRGFPISLMEKAGLVIRHEGKGDYYDRFRDRIMFPLHDSKGRVVAFSGRSLRDLQPKYLNSPETPIFHKSRLLYNLNRSRNSIRKKRQLILFEGFADCIAADRAGIDNGVSTMGTSLTEDHVHIIRRLTDEVLICYDGDSAGVEAAFRAGNLLEEAGCRVKVSVIPDNLDPDDYIQTYGGDKFRLDVIEASMTYMAFKMQYYKRGKNLQKEDEKLQYIDEILKEITKLSKAVERDYYMRQLAEEFSISLDALKWQQRQIYYAEKRNLPPSRPNWAGRISEMPSTGKIYPAYITAERRLIAYMLQDPELTYQIHEKLAGETFNLDEHQAIFTYLLGYYEEGKPPDASAFINFLPDPNLRKTVTEIEMMNVNMDVSDEEINDYINEVLNHQKMLKIKAKMEESKRAEQQHDYKKAAAIAMEVMQLRKMLKRKGSFKDVGRRGTNG from the coding sequence ATGGCAGGAAAAATCCCTGAGGAAACGCTTGACAGAATTAAACATTCGGTGAATATTGTCGATGTTATTCATGACTATGTTCAATTAAGCAAACAAGGGAAAAATTATTTTGGTCTTTGTCCGTTTCATGGCGAAAAAACCCCATCTTTTTCGGTTTCCCCTGATAAACAGATTTATCACTGTTTCGGCTGTGGAGCAGGGGGAAATGTTTTTACCTTTCTGATGGAAATCGAAAATATTTCTTTTCAAGAAGCGGCTGTCCAATTAGCGGAAAGAGCCGGGATCAAGCTGAATGTGGACGTAACAGCCGAACCCGTTCAAGCGTTGCCGAAGGACCATGAACTCATGATGTCTGCTCATGAGCTTCTAGCTAAATTCTACCATCATTTGCTGATAAATACAAAAGAAGGCCAAAATGCACTGGAATATTTATTCTCGAGAGGCTTCACAAAAGATCAAATAGAAAAATTCCAAATTGGCTGGTCTCCAACGGGGTGGAACGTCGCTGCGCTTTTTTTAAAAAGAAGAGGGTTTCCGATTTCATTGATGGAAAAAGCGGGTCTTGTTATCCGCCACGAAGGAAAAGGAGACTACTATGACCGATTTCGCGATCGAATTATGTTCCCTTTGCATGATTCGAAAGGAAGGGTCGTGGCGTTTTCCGGACGAAGTTTGAGGGATCTGCAGCCGAAATATTTGAACAGTCCGGAAACTCCCATATTTCATAAGAGCCGACTCTTATACAACTTGAACCGCTCAAGAAACTCGATTCGAAAAAAACGCCAGTTGATTCTATTTGAAGGATTTGCGGACTGCATAGCAGCGGACCGAGCCGGGATTGACAACGGTGTTTCAACGATGGGCACATCTTTGACGGAAGATCATGTGCATATTATTCGCCGTCTAACCGATGAAGTGTTAATATGTTATGATGGAGACTCTGCCGGAGTTGAAGCAGCATTTCGGGCCGGGAATCTTCTTGAAGAGGCTGGCTGCCGTGTGAAAGTTTCCGTCATTCCCGACAACTTGGACCCCGACGATTACATTCAAACATATGGCGGAGATAAATTCCGTCTGGATGTTATAGAGGCCAGCATGACGTATATGGCTTTTAAAATGCAGTATTATAAACGGGGGAAAAATCTTCAAAAAGAAGATGAGAAACTTCAGTATATCGATGAAATATTGAAAGAAATTACAAAGCTTTCAAAGGCGGTGGAGCGCGATTATTATATGAGACAGCTGGCGGAAGAATTTTCGATCTCATTGGACGCGTTAAAATGGCAACAGCGTCAAATATATTATGCAGAAAAACGGAATTTGCCGCCATCGCGACCGAATTGGGCAGGGAGAATTTCCGAAATGCCTTCAACCGGAAAAATATACCCTGCCTATATAACGGCAGAACGCCGCTTGATTGCTTATATGCTGCAAGATCCTGAATTAACGTATCAAATCCACGAAAAACTGGCCGGGGAGACTTTCAATCTGGATGAGCATCAAGCAATTTTCACTTATTTATTAGGTTATTACGAAGAGGGAAAGCCCCCTGATGCCAGTGCTTTCATCAATTTTCTGCCGGATCCGAATTTAAGAAAAACGGTGACGGAAATAGAAATGATGAATGTCAACATGGATGTCTCGGATGAAGAAATAAATGATTATATAAATGAAGTGTTAAATCACCAAAAAATGTTAAAAATAAAAGCGAAGATGGAAGAAAGCAAAAGAGCAGAACAACAACATGATTATAAAAAAGCGGCAGCCATAGCCATGGAAGTTATGCAATTAAGAAAGATGTTGAAAAGGAAAGGCAGTTTCAAGGATGTTGGAAGGAGGGGAACTAATGGCTGA
- a CDS encoding YaiI/YqxD family protein: MNIFVDADSCPVKKEIISLANEYGLNVFFVASYKHQPSEEIGGIWKYVDSHFQAVDLFIVNHLQKGDLLITQDIGLASLATSKGGYAFSPRGNQYSESEMAYILDIRHLQAKARRSGRFEKGARPFTDADRKQFLKKVRRFLSKYEG; the protein is encoded by the coding sequence ATGAATATTTTTGTCGATGCAGATTCCTGCCCTGTAAAAAAGGAAATTATTTCGTTGGCAAATGAATATGGCTTGAATGTGTTCTTTGTGGCATCGTACAAACACCAGCCGTCTGAAGAAATTGGAGGCATATGGAAATATGTCGACTCCCATTTTCAAGCTGTGGATCTGTTCATAGTCAACCATTTGCAAAAAGGAGATCTGTTGATTACACAAGATATTGGATTAGCAAGTTTGGCCACCTCAAAAGGAGGGTATGCTTTTTCGCCGCGGGGGAATCAATACAGCGAGAGTGAGATGGCTTACATTTTGGACATACGGCATCTCCAGGCAAAGGCACGCCGGTCAGGACGTTTTGAAAAAGGGGCAAGGCCTTTTACAGACGCTGACAGGAAGCAATTTTTAAAAAAAGTACGGAGATTTTTGTCGAAGTATGAAGGATAA
- a CDS encoding helix-turn-helix transcriptional regulator: protein MRIIELTKRQEQILQIVKNNGPITGEHIAEKLNLTRATLRPDLAILTMAGFLDARPRVGYFYTGKTGAQLLTENLKKIYVKDYQSIPVVVHKNVSVYDAICTMFLEDVGTLFVVDDDSLLVGVLSRKDLLRASIGKQDLNSLPVNIIMTRMPNITMCYKDDLLIDVAQNLIEKQIDAMPVVKEKGTGFEVIGRITKTNIAKAFVALANED from the coding sequence GTGAGGATCATAGAACTTACAAAGCGTCAGGAACAAATATTGCAAATCGTGAAAAATAATGGACCTATTACAGGAGAACATATCGCTGAAAAATTAAATTTAACCCGGGCGACATTGCGTCCGGATTTAGCTATATTAACAATGGCCGGCTTCCTTGACGCAAGACCTCGGGTAGGATATTTTTATACTGGAAAAACGGGCGCGCAGCTGCTGACGGAAAATTTAAAAAAAATTTATGTAAAAGACTATCAATCGATACCCGTCGTTGTGCATAAAAACGTATCGGTTTATGACGCCATTTGCACGATGTTTTTAGAGGATGTCGGCACTTTATTTGTAGTGGATGACGATTCTTTGTTGGTAGGGGTGCTTTCGCGAAAAGATTTATTGAGAGCAAGTATAGGGAAACAAGATCTCAATAGCCTACCGGTAAACATTATCATGACGAGAATGCCCAATATTACGATGTGCTATAAAGATGATCTTTTGATCGATGTCGCCCAAAATTTAATCGAAAAACAGATTGATGCAATGCCTGTAGTAAAAGAAAAAGGAACGGGTTTCGAGGTGATTGGTCGAATCACAAAAACGAATATTGCGAAAGCGTTTGTCGCTTTAGCGAATGAAGATTAA
- a CDS encoding Nif3-like dinuclear metal center hexameric protein, with translation MKTVNGHEVIQWFERFAPKSYAMEGDKIGLQVGRLNQPVKRVLIALDVLEEVVDEAIEQNVQLIIAHHPPIFRPLKAIRTDEPSGRIMEKLIKNDIAVYAAHTNLDIAPGGVNDLLAECLQLEDTEVLVPTIEEQLNKLAVYVPIDHAEEVRKAIGDAGAGFIGEYSHCSFSVTGTGRFLPGSHANPYIGERGKLEEVQEVRIETIYPKRLEKKILTAMLKAHPYEEVAYDLYPLENKGEILGLGRIGKLKQEMTLEEFARFVKSQLEVEGVRVVGDLKSRVRKVAVLGGDGNKYYQSAVFKGADVYVTGDMYYHTAHDAMMAGLNIVDPGHNVEKVMKTGVAKILSAISDEKGADVEFIPSKVNTDPFRFL, from the coding sequence ATGAAAACAGTCAATGGACATGAAGTGATCCAGTGGTTTGAACGCTTTGCTCCTAAATCTTACGCGATGGAAGGCGATAAAATTGGTTTACAAGTGGGAAGACTGAATCAGCCAGTGAAACGGGTGCTGATTGCTCTGGATGTGTTAGAGGAAGTAGTCGATGAAGCCATTGAGCAAAACGTTCAATTAATTATTGCTCATCATCCGCCCATTTTCCGTCCATTAAAAGCGATACGGACGGACGAACCGAGTGGAAGAATAATGGAAAAATTAATCAAAAACGACATTGCCGTCTATGCCGCTCATACCAATCTTGACATTGCTCCCGGTGGCGTCAATGATTTATTGGCTGAATGTTTGCAGCTGGAAGACACGGAAGTGCTCGTCCCGACCATCGAAGAGCAATTGAATAAACTAGCTGTTTATGTGCCTATCGACCATGCAGAAGAAGTCCGAAAAGCAATAGGAGATGCCGGTGCCGGTTTTATTGGCGAGTACAGTCATTGTTCTTTTTCGGTAACGGGAACAGGAAGATTTCTTCCAGGGAGTCATGCTAATCCTTATATTGGCGAAAGAGGAAAACTGGAAGAAGTACAGGAAGTAAGAATTGAAACGATTTATCCAAAACGGTTGGAGAAAAAGATTTTGACAGCGATGCTGAAAGCACATCCATATGAAGAAGTGGCGTATGATCTTTACCCTCTGGAAAATAAAGGAGAAATTCTTGGGCTAGGGAGAATTGGCAAACTAAAGCAAGAAATGACGCTCGAAGAATTTGCCCGTTTTGTGAAATCCCAGTTGGAAGTAGAAGGTGTGAGAGTCGTAGGAGATTTGAAGAGCAGAGTGAGAAAAGTGGCTGTTCTTGGCGGCGACGGCAACAAATATTATCAATCGGCTGTGTTTAAAGGCGCCGATGTATATGTGACGGGAGACATGTATTATCATACCGCCCATGATGCCATGATGGCTGGTTTAAATATAGTCGACCCGGGACATAATGTGGAAAAAGTAATGAAAACAGGGGTGGCCAAAATATTATCCGCCATTTCGGACGAAAAAGGGGCGGACGTAGAGTTTATTCCTTCAAAAGTCAATACGGATCCGTTTCGGTTTTTATAA
- the rpoD gene encoding RNA polymerase sigma factor RpoD, with the protein MAEKSTRSKEVEPELTLDKVKNQIVEKGKKRGELSYDYIADKLSNFDLDSEQMDDFYEYLNEQGIEIVNEDSDHEEDPDIHELSKEEEEEFDLNDLSVPPGVKINDPVRMYLKEIGRVDLLSAEEEIELAKRIEQGDEEAKRRLAEANLRLVVSIAKRYVGRGMLFLDLIQEGNMGLIKAVEKFDYRKGYKFSTYATWWIRQAITRAIADQARTIRIPVHMVETINKLIRVQRQLLQDLGREPTPEEIGEEMDFSPEKVREILKIAQEPVSLETPIGEEDDSHLGDFIEDHEATSPSEHAAYELLKEQLEDVLDTLTDREENVLRLRFGLDDGRTRTLEEVGKVFGVTRERIRQIEAKALRKLRHPSRSKRLKDFLE; encoded by the coding sequence ATGGCTGAAAAGTCAACACGTTCCAAAGAAGTTGAGCCTGAATTAACACTAGATAAAGTAAAAAATCAAATAGTGGAAAAAGGAAAGAAACGCGGTGAGCTTTCATACGATTATATAGCCGATAAACTATCGAATTTTGATCTTGATTCCGAACAAATGGATGATTTTTATGAATACTTGAACGAACAGGGAATAGAAATCGTCAATGAAGATAGCGATCATGAAGAGGATCCTGATATTCATGAGCTCTCAAAAGAAGAGGAAGAAGAATTTGATTTAAACGATTTAAGTGTTCCGCCTGGAGTTAAAATTAATGACCCTGTTCGTATGTATTTAAAAGAAATTGGGCGTGTTGATCTTCTCTCCGCTGAAGAAGAAATTGAGCTGGCAAAACGTATTGAACAAGGGGATGAAGAAGCAAAACGCCGTTTGGCAGAAGCGAATTTGCGTCTTGTTGTAAGCATTGCGAAGCGGTATGTTGGGAGAGGCATGCTGTTCCTTGACTTAATCCAAGAAGGTAACATGGGGCTGATTAAAGCCGTTGAAAAATTTGATTACCGAAAAGGATACAAATTCAGCACCTATGCAACATGGTGGATTCGTCAAGCGATTACTCGCGCTATTGCAGACCAAGCAAGAACCATTCGGATTCCGGTTCATATGGTTGAAACGATCAACAAGCTGATTCGAGTTCAGCGGCAATTGCTTCAAGATTTAGGCCGCGAACCGACTCCGGAAGAAATCGGAGAAGAAATGGATTTTTCTCCTGAAAAGGTACGAGAAATCTTAAAAATTGCCCAAGAGCCAGTTTCGCTTGAAACACCGATCGGGGAAGAAGACGATTCTCATTTAGGCGATTTCATCGAAGATCATGAAGCCACTTCACCGTCGGAGCACGCAGCTTATGAGTTATTGAAAGAACAGCTTGAAGATGTTCTCGATACTTTAACGGACCGTGAAGAAAATGTCTTGCGCCTGCGCTTTGGTCTGGATGACGGCAGAACTCGTACTTTGGAAGAAGTCGGGAAAGTGTTTGGCGTTACCAGAGAACGTATTCGCCAAATTGAAGCGAAAGCATTGCGCAAACTTCGCCATCCAAGCCGCAGCAAAAGATTAAAAGACTTTTTAGAATAA
- a CDS encoding tRNA (adenine(22)-N(1))-methyltransferase codes for MNIHQLSKRLETVAEYIPKHSTVADIGSDHAYLPCYAVKKGLAKAAVAGEIAEGPFQSAKKQVQSSELEHLIDVRKGDGLEVIAKGEVDCIVIAGMGGSLIASILEAGKEKLPGVSRLILQPNVGSGQVREWLLKNGWEIVDEQILEEDAKIYEIIVAEKGDPYRPYDQLEAGILMGPILLKKKNDAFYQKWKHEYEKWGNILNQLNKAESADKTVEKRTELMKKRNLVKEALGL; via the coding sequence ATGAATATCCATCAATTATCGAAACGTCTGGAAACTGTGGCAGAATACATACCGAAACATTCAACAGTGGCTGATATCGGCTCTGACCACGCTTATTTGCCTTGCTACGCTGTAAAGAAAGGATTGGCAAAAGCGGCTGTCGCCGGGGAGATTGCAGAAGGTCCTTTTCAATCGGCGAAGAAGCAAGTGCAATCTTCCGAACTGGAACATTTAATTGACGTCCGTAAAGGAGACGGACTGGAAGTGATAGCAAAAGGAGAAGTTGATTGCATCGTCATTGCCGGAATGGGTGGCAGTTTAATCGCCTCCATTTTAGAAGCGGGAAAAGAAAAGCTCCCGGGAGTAAGCCGGCTTATTCTTCAGCCGAACGTCGGATCTGGACAAGTTCGAGAATGGCTTTTAAAAAACGGTTGGGAAATCGTCGACGAACAAATTCTGGAAGAAGATGCAAAAATATATGAAATTATCGTCGCCGAAAAAGGGGACCCGTATCGCCCTTATGATCAGTTGGAAGCCGGCATTTTAATGGGACCGATCTTATTAAAAAAGAAAAACGACGCTTTTTATCAAAAATGGAAGCATGAATATGAAAAGTGGGGAAATATTCTTAACCAATTAAATAAAGCAGAATCAGCGGATAAGACAGTGGAAAAACGTACCGAACTCATGAAAAAAAGGAATTTGGTAAAGGAGGCGCTGGGATTATGA
- the cccA gene encoding cytochrome c550, with translation MNRNPIIPFLLIMVFGIGLVFFLSLKGLNDSEQAAKEKKGGGEKTEQTAETFDPEGFFKQTCAGCHGQNYEGGVGPSLKGVGKKLSKDQIKNIIQNGKGAMPSGLVSADHADQMADWLMKLK, from the coding sequence ATGAATCGAAATCCAATTATTCCGTTTTTGCTGATTATGGTATTTGGAATCGGCCTGGTGTTTTTCTTATCATTAAAAGGTCTAAATGACAGCGAACAGGCTGCCAAAGAAAAAAAGGGCGGCGGCGAAAAAACGGAACAGACAGCTGAGACTTTTGACCCCGAAGGTTTCTTTAAACAAACATGTGCGGGCTGCCACGGGCAAAATTATGAAGGCGGCGTAGGGCCATCCTTAAAAGGGGTTGGCAAGAAATTATCCAAAGATCAAATCAAAAACATCATTCAGAACGGAAAAGGTGCTATGCCTTCAGGACTTGTGTCCGCTGACCATGCTGACCAAATGGCAGACTGGCTGATGAAATTAAAATAA
- a CDS encoding pyruvate, water dikinase regulatory protein: MSDPIIYVVSDSVGETAELVTKAALSQFDGSYTVLKRFPYVEEISHIEEVISLAKLDNGMIVYTLVKPEMRRYLQERAKKENIQSFDVIGPIIDELENMFQKKPLYEPGLVRRLDDEYFKKVEAIEFAVKYDDGRDPRGLMKADIVLVGVSRTSKTPLSQYLAHKRYKVANVPIVPEVDPPEELFKVPKEKCFGLKIGPQKLNQIRRERLITLGLDDQASYAQLDRINKELEYFDSIAKKIGCEVIDVTNKAVEETANIIIEKIRKK, encoded by the coding sequence ATGAGTGATCCAATTATCTACGTTGTTTCCGACTCTGTTGGCGAGACCGCGGAACTGGTCACAAAAGCTGCCCTCAGCCAGTTTGACGGTTCATATACGGTCCTCAAACGCTTTCCATACGTAGAGGAAATTTCTCATATTGAGGAAGTTATTTCTTTAGCCAAATTGGATAACGGAATGATTGTCTATACGTTAGTAAAGCCTGAAATGCGCCGATATTTGCAGGAGCGAGCCAAGAAGGAAAACATACAATCCTTTGATGTTATAGGTCCCATCATTGATGAGTTGGAGAATATGTTTCAGAAAAAGCCGCTGTACGAACCGGGACTTGTCCGCCGACTGGACGATGAATATTTTAAAAAGGTGGAAGCAATCGAGTTTGCTGTCAAATATGACGATGGACGAGATCCACGAGGATTAATGAAAGCTGATATAGTGTTGGTCGGTGTTTCCAGAACTTCCAAAACTCCTCTGTCCCAATATTTGGCGCACAAACGTTATAAAGTAGCCAATGTTCCGATTGTACCAGAAGTGGATCCGCCTGAAGAGCTGTTCAAAGTACCGAAAGAAAAATGCTTTGGTTTAAAAATTGGACCGCAAAAATTGAATCAAATTCGGAGGGAACGGCTGATTACTTTAGGGTTGGATGATCAAGCCAGCTATGCACAGTTGGACAGAATCAATAAAGAATTAGAGTATTTTGATTCCATCGCCAAAAAAATTGGTTGTGAAGTCATAGATGTAACGAATAAAGCGGTGGAAGAAACGGCCAATATTATCATAGAAAAAATTCGAAAAAAATAA
- a CDS encoding 4-hydroxy-3-methylbut-2-enyl diphosphate reductase gives MEVIKISPRGYCYGVVDAMVIARNAALDKTLPRPIHILGMIVHNQHVTEAFEKEGIITLDGKNRKEILQKVDKGTVIFTAHGVSPEVRKLAKEKGLVTIDATCPDVTKTHELIREKKEQGYDVIYIGKKGHPEPEGAVGVAPDIVHLVETPEDVENLSIQNDKVIVTNQTTMSQWDVAHIMDKVKEKYPQAETHKEICLATQVRQEAVAEQAKEADVLIVVGDPKSNNSNRLAQVSEEIAGTKAYRVSDITEIEIDWIKDVKKVAVTAGASTPTPIVREVIEFLEVFDPNDETTWVREKKVPLEKILPKIKHPKKPAKG, from the coding sequence ATGGAAGTCATTAAAATATCACCTCGCGGTTATTGCTACGGCGTTGTAGATGCCATGGTCATCGCCCGCAATGCCGCTTTAGATAAAACCCTTCCCCGCCCCATTCATATTTTAGGCATGATTGTTCATAATCAGCATGTCACAGAGGCGTTTGAAAAAGAAGGGATCATTACATTAGACGGAAAAAACCGCAAAGAAATTTTGCAAAAAGTCGATAAAGGAACGGTTATTTTTACCGCCCATGGCGTCTCGCCGGAAGTCAGAAAGCTGGCCAAAGAAAAAGGACTGGTGACAATTGACGCTACCTGTCCGGATGTCACAAAGACCCATGAATTAATCCGCGAAAAAAAAGAACAAGGATATGATGTCATCTATATCGGCAAAAAAGGGCATCCCGAGCCGGAAGGAGCAGTTGGGGTGGCGCCCGACATTGTACATTTGGTGGAAACGCCGGAAGATGTTGAGAATTTGTCCATCCAAAATGATAAAGTGATCGTGACCAACCAAACGACCATGAGCCAATGGGATGTCGCACACATTATGGACAAAGTGAAAGAAAAATATCCACAAGCGGAAACTCATAAAGAAATATGCCTTGCCACTCAAGTGCGCCAAGAAGCGGTTGCTGAACAGGCAAAAGAAGCGGATGTTTTGATTGTGGTTGGAGATCCTAAGAGCAACAATTCCAACCGTCTAGCCCAAGTGTCTGAAGAAATTGCAGGAACAAAAGCTTACCGCGTTTCCGATATTACCGAGATTGAAATCGATTGGATTAAAGACGTGAAAAAAGTGGCTGTTACCGCAGGAGCTTCCACACCGACGCCGATCGTAAGAGAAGTGATTGAATTTTTGGAAGTCTTTGATCCAAATGACGAAACGACTTGGGTCCGCGAAAAGAAAGTTCCGCTTGAAAAGATCTTGCCTAAAATTAAACATCCAAAAAAACCGGCAAAAGGCTGA